The following proteins come from a genomic window of Miscanthus floridulus cultivar M001 chromosome 2, ASM1932011v1, whole genome shotgun sequence:
- the LOC136536761 gene encoding uncharacterized protein, whose translation MVDSIISTKWLTKVLMDGGSGLNIMYAKMLDAMGIDRSCIRLTRAPFHGIVPRKQAMPLGQINLPITFGNLANYRIETLTFEVVRFHRTYHAILGHPCYVKFMAVPNYTYLKLKMPSPCEVITIGTSFQCAYECEVKCYEHATTIITSKELADIEEEVIKEAPNPKPSTGSFEPVEGTKEVLIDPSSFEGKVMRIGTMLSFE comes from the coding sequence ATGGTTGACTCTATCATCagcacaaagtggctcaccaaggtgctgatggatggaggtagcggcctcaacatcatgtatgctaaaatgcttgacgccatgggcatcgaccgatcatgCATCCGGCTGACtagggcacctttccatggcattgtgcccagaaagcaggccatgccacttgggcagatcaatctacccatcacctttgggaatctggccaattataggatagagacccttaccttcgaggtggttaggTTCCATAGGACCTACCACGCTatcctgggacatccatgctatgtgaagttcatggccgtccccaactacacctatctaaagttgaagatgccaagTCCATGtgaggtcatcaccattggcacctccttccagtgcgcctatgagtgcgaggtcaagtgctaTGAACATGCCACGACAATTatcacctccaaagagcttgcggacATCGAGGAggaggtcatcaaagaagcacctAACCCCAAGCCATCGACCGGGTCTTTTGAGCCtgtagagggcaccaaggaggtcctcatagaccctagcagtTTCGAGGGCAAAGTCATGCGCatcggcaccatgctttccttcgaatag